From the genome of Roseofilum reptotaenium CS-1145:
GTTAACTTTAGCGCTGGTTGGGGTCGCTACACGGCAGCCAATGCTGCTCCCTATTGTGCCAGTAAATGGGCGATCGAAGGATTGACTGGAGCATTAGCCCAAGAATTACCTTCAGGAATGGCAGCCGTTTCCCTGTGGCCGGGAACTATCCATACCGATACCTTAGAATATATTTATGGAGCAGAAAAAGCGGCTGGTTATATTTCTCCTCAAACATGGGCACAGATTGCTGTACCGTTCTTGCTGCAAATTGGAGCGAGTGATAATGGCAAGCCCTTATCTATTCCAACGGGATAATAGTATCTTGATTTAAGATCGCTTTCTATCATTAAAATAGAAATGGCAAAAGACATCTATCATGAAACAGTCAAAACAGCTTTAATCAAAGATGGTTGGACGATTACAGACGATCCCCTCCGATTAAAGTTTGGCGGGCGGATGACCTATGTCGATCTGGGAGCCGAAAAACTGTTAGCAGCCGAAAAACAAGGACAGCGTATTGCCCTAGAAGTCAAAAGCTTTTTAAATGCTTCTCCCATCAAAGATTTAGAACAGGCATTAGGTCAATATATTCTTTATTCTCAAGTTTTAGAAAAACTCGAACTGAATCGAAAATTGTATCTCACTGTTCCTCAAACTGTATTTGATGATTTTTTAACTGAAGAGTTACCTAAATTAATCATAGAACTCAATCATATTCAAATTCTAACTTTTGATTCTGAACTAGAGGAGGTTGTTCAATGGATAAAGTAAAATTTTATCGCGAAACCATTGAAAAAATTCTCAGACGACATGTTGATATGCCTTACTCCTATGGAGAAATTGATGAGCATCTGATTATCGATCAAGAGCGCAATCACTTTTTGTTGTTTGATGTGGGTTGGCAGCAAAAACGTCGCGTCCATGGTTGTATTACTCATGTTCAGATTGTTGACGGTAAAATTTGGATTCAGCGCGATGGTATTGAAGATGGGGTAACGGAAGAGTTATTAGAAGCAGGTGTACCGAAATCGGATATTGTTTTAGGCTTCCAGCCTCCAGAAGTTCGCCCGTATACGGGTTATGGGATATCTTGATCAAGAGTTGATACTCTATCATTAAAATAGAAATGGCGAAAGATATCTATCATGAAACGGTCAAAACGGCTTTAATCAAAGATGGCTGGAAAATTACCAA
Proteins encoded in this window:
- a CDS encoding element excision factor XisH family protein, which codes for MAKDIYHETVKTALIKDGWTITDDPLRLKFGGRMTYVDLGAEKLLAAEKQGQRIALEVKSFLNASPIKDLEQALGQYILYSQVLEKLELNRKLYLTVPQTVFDDFLTEELPKLIIELNHIQILTFDSELEEVVQWIK
- a CDS encoding XisI protein, with product MDKVKFYRETIEKILRRHVDMPYSYGEIDEHLIIDQERNHFLLFDVGWQQKRRVHGCITHVQIVDGKIWIQRDGIEDGVTEELLEAGVPKSDIVLGFQPPEVRPYTGYGIS